In Dermacentor variabilis isolate Ectoservices chromosome 7, ASM5094787v1, whole genome shotgun sequence, a genomic segment contains:
- the LOC142587965 gene encoding uncharacterized protein LOC142587965, whose translation MASSSSSTSLQTKAIGLALVVFTLLASSQGQQPNNVGANPQTAGTGPNSPFQGPPGPQPMPPQQQGPGGAGFRRRGPFPRSGIEGPMPGGPGRGIPPELLARRMAFLQAAARARAMPEVTTQPDVNTLPYDFGNGLRSRAGRDEGRPVMVPTGVPQFPHPQGIPTRQGGNRNKGSGGGPGQPRGRAKRERGLIDGTHRRSARAVQERMHSEEEK comes from the exons AtggcgtcttcgtcgtcgtccacCTCGTTGCAGACGAAAGCAATAGGCCTAGCCCTGGTGGTTTTTACGCTTCTGGCGTCATCTCAAG GTCAACAGCCAAATAACGTCGGCGCCAACCCGCAGACTGCCGGAAC CGGTCCAAATTCGCCGTTTCAAGGCCCTCCCGGACCACAGCCGATGCCGCCCCAACAGCAAGGACCCGGCG GAGCCGGCTTCCGAAGGCGCGGTCCGTTCCCGAGGTCGGGCATCGAGGGCCCCATGCCGGGTGGGCCGGGCCGCGGCATTCCTCCCGAGCTCCTGGCTAGGCGCATGGCGTTCCTCCAGGCGGCGGCGCGAGCGAGAGCGATGCCGGAGGTCACGACACAACCTGACGTCAACACCTTGCCGTACGACTTCGGAAATGGCCTCAGGTCCCGAGCCGGCCGCGACGAGGGTCGACCCGTCATGGTTCCCACCGGAGTTCCCCAGTTCCCTCACCCCCAGGGGATCCCCACACGGCAGGGCGGAAACAGAAACAAG ggcagcggcggaggccccGGCCAGCCGAGAGGCCGAGCGAAGCGAGAGCGCGGGCTGATCGACGGCACGCACAGGCGAAGCGCCCGCGCGGTGCAAGAG cgGATGCACTCCGAGGAAGAAAAATGA